The Arachis hypogaea cultivar Tifrunner chromosome 19, arahy.Tifrunner.gnm2.J5K5, whole genome shotgun sequence genome has a window encoding:
- the LOC140182164 gene encoding uncharacterized protein → MNEGARRNQGGLLRKEKPPDSLPEYMGNADSNSSRHENDVIGAGGKTFPALIKDIKREYNASFCILLETHISGDRGRTVCKKLGFDNFYIEDARGFSGGIWCIWDNSAWNVDITFHSSQMVHMELKQGQSPPWFLSAIYGTPQKASRRALWNEIRDLSSNINQPWCLIGDFNAILNDFERKGSIGSNSRGACSEFQTCISDCGLFDLGYCGWLFPGKGVT, encoded by the exons ATGAATGAAGGAGCGCGGAGAAACCAGGGAGGCCTTCTGCGGAAGGAAAAACCACCGGACAGCTTACCGGAGTATATGGGTAACGCTGATAGCAACTCATCGAGACATGAAAATGATGTTAT AGGAGCAGGGGGTAAAACTTTTCCGGCACTTATTAAAGATATTAAAAGAGAATATAATGCTAGTTTTTGTATTCTGTTGGAAACACATATCAGTGGAGATCGTGGTAGAACTGTTTGTAAAAAATTAGGTTTTGATAATTTTTACATTGAGGATGCTAGAGGGTTTTCTGGTGGCATATGGTGCATTTGGGACAATTCTGCCTGGAATGTGGATATCACTTTTCATAGCTCTCAAATGGTGCACATGGAATTGAAGCAGGGGCAGTCACCACCCTGGTTCCTCTCGGCCATATATGGTACCCCACAGAAGGCGAGTCGAAGAGCTCTCTGGAATGAGATTCGCGATCTAAGCAGCAACATTAACCAACCCTGGTGTCTCATTGGCGACTTCAACGCTATTCTCAATGATTTTGAAAGGAAAGGTAGTATTGGAAGCAATTCCAGAGGTGCCTGCTCTGAATTCCAAACATGTATCTCAGATTGTGGCCTCTTTGATCTAGGCTACTGTGGCTGGCTCTTTCCTGGAAAAGGGGTAACCTAG
- the LOC112777993 gene encoding uncharacterized protein gives MILANANLHRTLVDQESSADILFKLAFDKSGLEEKEWRAYSDNLFGLGDTPIRSLGFISLHTTFGKCMKSRTLSIDYIVVGVTSTYNASIGRTTLNRLCTVVSTPHICMKYSTVERIATIKRDQKLARKCYNESLNLKGSIKGKEVNTIEFGGIRTREELHPQLEGKIKKVQIGDQAKKTTSIGGNLDEKLKANLVCTLTTKLRPLAWKASDMPGIHPDLMCHKLTVYPDSRFVQQKRWKLGLERTQGDDKVGAVGRIGVGLVRKGYE, from the exons ATGATCCTTGCTAATGCAAACCTCCATAGGACTCTGGTGGATCAGGAAAGCTCAGCTGATATATTGTTCAAACTTGCTTTTGATAAATCCGGGTTAGAAGAAAAGGAATGGAGGGCTTATTCAGACAACCTCTTTGGGTTAGGCGATACGCCGATCCGATCTCTTGGTTTCATCTCATTGCATACTACTTTTGGCAAATGCATGAAATCAAGAACCTTAAGCATTGACTACATTGTGGTTGGCGTGACATCAACCTATAATGCCTCGATAGGTCGGACTACACTGAACCGACTATGTACGGTCGTTTCTACACCTCACATATGCATGAAGTATTCAACTGTAGAGAGAATTGCTACTATAAAAAGAGATCAAAAGTTAGCAAGAAAATGTTACAATGAAAGTTTGAATCTAAAGGGCAGTATAAAGGGTAAAGAAGTCAATACTATTGAGTTCGGCGGCATTCGAACGCGGGAAGAACTACATCCACAACTCGAAGGAAAAATTAAAAAGGTTCAAATTGGAGATCAGGCAAAAAAGACGACGAGCATAGGGGGTAACTTGGATGAAAAATTAAAGGCAAATCTCGTTTGCACTCTTACAACAAAACTCCGACCTCTTGCCTGGAAAGCATCTGACATGCCTGGCATACACCCCGACCTTATGTGTCACAAGCTCACCGTTTATCCAGATTCCCGATTTGTTCAACAAAAGCGATGGAAGCTTGGCCTTGAGAGAACACAA GGAGATGACAAGGTGGGAGCAGTAGGAAGGATTGGGGTTGGGTTGGTGAGGAAGGGATACGAGTGA